ATCAATTGCAGAAATTCAAAAATTCATTTTGGGGAATCACCGCATTTTGGGTCTTGAGTGTCATTTTTATTATTGTATTGATTCCAGCAATTGTGGGGAAATTATTTTTAAGTAATTTGGGGATGATTGGGTTAACCCCACTACATTCCAATAACTTTCAATCGTTTATAATCATTGATTTAATCATGTTGATTGTTTTGATGCTTTTCAATCACTTTTTTTGGAAAGAGAAGATCTTTTGGTTATCTAATGTACCGTTGGGGAAACAATTAGTCGTTGATGGATTGATAGTAATCATATTGGTAGGTCTTTTATACAATATTTTTGCCGTTAAATTTACGTTTAACAATGGCGCTTATATGAACCTCATTAGTGACATTGAAGCTGGTGTTTTGGAAGAATATTTATTTCGAGGGATTTTGTTAATCACACTTCTGAAGTATTTTATTAATGTGCGAAAGTTAGTAAGCTATAAAGGAATTTTGGCTGCTTTATTGGTTAGCAGTTTAATGTTCGCTGTAATGCATTTGGTTAATTTGGTGAGACCATTGTTAGATAGTGAGAACGTAATTAAAGTAGCTGTGCAAATTTTTTTGACGGTATTCGTGGGAATTATTTTGGGGGTTATCTATTTAAGAACGAGAAGTATTATCTTGCCAATGATAGTTCATTTTTGTTTTGATTTTTCCTCTGATTTTATTCAAAATTCGCTTACTTACGTCGGTGGTAATACCGATTTATTTATTCATGCTATTTGTTATATAGTGATTAGTCTTCTTATCTTATTTACTTTTATTAGACCAAGCAATTCCAAGCAGATTCTAAGCAATTTCAAAGTAACTAATTAAGGTTCAGCAAAAGGAGTAGGTTCAATGAGAACCTGCTCTTTTTTAATTTAATTAATCTCCTTTCATCACAAGAAAAGTGATAAGCTATGTAAAACTTATCTACCAAATTAAAAGGAGCATTCCAATGACAGCAGCCCAACATCTCTATGTGATCCCAACTAACCGGGAAGCAGGTGCCAGCATTGCGAGCCTGCTTGATGAAATTAAAATTGCGTTTGCGCAGGGGAAATTAAGTCCGGACCAACTGGTTTTGGTGGTCTTAGATTCCGGGAATGAACACGATTTCGCCGTTAATCATGACCAGTTGCTTCAT
This genomic stretch from Fructilactobacillus carniphilus harbors:
- a CDS encoding CPBP family intramembrane glutamic endopeptidase → MQKFKNSFWGITAFWVLSVIFIIVLIPAIVGKLFLSNLGMIGLTPLHSNNFQSFIIIDLIMLIVLMLFNHFFWKEKIFWLSNVPLGKQLVVDGLIVIILVGLLYNIFAVKFTFNNGAYMNLISDIEAGVLEEYLFRGILLITLLKYFINVRKLVSYKGILAALLVSSLMFAVMHLVNLVRPLLDSENVIKVAVQIFLTVFVGIILGVIYLRTRSIILPMIVHFCFDFSSDFIQNSLTYVGGNTDLFIHAICYIVISLLILFTFIRPSNSKQILSNFKVTN